The genomic window GCCGCTTATGCCCATTCGGGCAATATGGAGCTGAGGAAAGGCAAGTCCGAAGGGGGTGGCGAAGGCGAAGCCGGAGCAGGGGGGCGACCGGAAAGCCCCCCTACCGTAGCGTAGGAATAAGCAAAGCTCTCGCCGTGAGCTGAAACGTCAGGGTGCTTTCCTTCAAGGGAACGCTCTCGTTACCAAGGGGGTACACGAGGGGCTTTCGAGCCGGCTTTGTCGGCTCATGCGCCACCTCGACCCTTCGGAATGTCGCCTTACGCTATACTGTCGGAAAGGAACGCCCGAATGGGCATCTCGTCGGCGTAAGCCGACACCACAACTGTTACCTGTTACCTGTTAACTGTTAACTGACCAAGCGCCGCACCTGCATTATGCATTCTTAATTATGCATTATATTATGCATTATATGAAAAGGCCGCTGTGCGTTATCTTTCTCGCATCAGCGGTCTTCGTTTTGCTGTATATTACTTTTCGGATAATTCTGTGATTATCTGTACAAAGGAATCAACGTCGTTGAAGTCCTTGTAAACAGAGGCGAAGCGGACGTATGCCACAAGGTCGAGCTCCTTAAGGCCTGCGAGCACTCTGTCGCCTATCTCACTGGTCGTAGTCTCGGTGAGCATACGGTTTGCGTAGTAGTTCTCGATGTTGTCAACAAGCTCGTTGAGCTGGTCAACACTTACCGGACGCTTTTTGATAGCGCTCTGTATGCCCTTGATGAGCTTTTCCCGATCAAACGGCTCAAAGCTGCCATCACGCTTGTCCACCATAAGTGCAGGCTTTTCTATGACCTCGTAGGTCGTAAAGCGCTTGCCGCACTGGCTGCATTCACGCCTGCGGCGCTTTTTCCCCTCACTCGGACGGGAATCTATTACTTTTGTATCCTCATATCCGCAAAACGGGCATTTCATAGCATTGCCTCCACTTCTTTATATAGTTTACAGTGAACAGTTATCAGTTAACAGTTAAGGTGTGCGGCTGCGCCGCACGGATCTTAAATGATCTTTCTTCTCACAAACGGTGCGATGAACACGATACCAAACGAGTCGAAAACAGCGCACATCTGTCGCATTATTGATTATACAAGCTCCTTCTTGATAGCTGCAAGAAGCTCATCGTAAGTCTCGTAAGCCGGGATATCAGGGTACTCAGCCTTGATAGCGTCTGTGCTCTTGAAAAGGAAGCCGGCCTTGCTTGCCTGGATCATACCGAGGTCGTTATGGCTGTCGCCGCTTGCTATAGTCTCAAGGCCTGCCGACTGGAGAGCCTTAACGGTCGTATACTTACTCTTTTCGCAGCGCATCTTATAGCCTGTTATCTCGCCGTTATCAGCAACTTCAAGGCTGTTGCAGAAGATAGTCGGGTAGCCGAGCTTCTTCATAAGAGGGCCTGCGAACTGCTCGAATGTATCAGAAAGGATAAGCACCTGGCAGATACTTCTGAGCTCATCCAAAAACTCCTTAGCGCCGGGCATAGGGTCTATCTTAGCGATAGTTTCCTGTATCTCCTTAAGGCCCAGGCCGTGTTCTTTAAGGATACCTATACGGTAGTTCATGAGCTTATCGTAGTCAGGCTCATCACGGGTAGTTCTCTTAAGCTCAGGGATACCTGTTTCCTCAGCGAAAGCTATCCAAATCTCAGGCACCAATACGCCTTCGAGGTCAAGACAAGTTACATACATAATTGATTCCTCCATCAATATATTTATTTACTTGTTAATTATATCACAAGGAAACGGATTTGTCAATTATTTGTCGAAAAAAATGTACAGATTTTTTGAATTTTCTTATCACAAGGAGCATAAGGCTTAACAAAAGTCGCTTCTGAACAGTATTTTGTACAGAAAGCGGCGAGTTGGAAGATATGGAGCGAAGGGGGTGCAGAGGCGACCGCAAAGCCCCACTTTTTCAGGTAACAGGTGCTTTTTCAATGCATAATGCATAATGCATAATGCATAATTGAGGTGCGCCTGACGGCGCTTATTGCAAGTTTCGCTTTGCGAAACTTGGCTGTGAAGCGCAAGCAGACGAGCCCCATATCGGGCAATATGTGACCGAGGAACGGCAATTCCGAAGGGGTAGTCTTCTTCTTCGTCGTCCTTGTCGTAAGTGTCAGGATATCCCCGAAGGGGGTGGCGCAGGCGAAGCCGAAGCAGGGGGGCAACCGGAAAGCCCCCCTACCGTAGCGTAAGATAAGTGAGAGACTACCCTTGAAGCTATTTTATGGGAGAGGTTTTCCTTCAAGGCCACTCTCTCGCTCCCCTGGGGGTACAGGGAGGGGCGCACACGCCCCTCGACCCCTCTTATGCCGCCTTCGGCGGCGGCCGCAAATGCGGTCGCTTCGTGCCTTCGGCACGGCTCACCTGTTTGCGGCGTGGGCGGCGAACAGTATTCGTTCCGGAATTGGTTTTGAGGCTCGGAGTGCGTGCGGTTTCTTCACTGTGTTCGCCGCCCGGTCGGCTCCGCCGATGTGGGGCCAGCCCCACACCCTGCAAACTTTTTTTGAGGAAAAAAGTTTGACAAAAAACCTTTTTACCCCTTATTCTCCCCCGGTAACGCAAAAACCCCGGAGTTTTCTTTTCTCCGGGGTACATCTTATGTGCTTTTCTTTTCTGTCTTTATTTTCTTTTCTTTCTTATCTTTCTTATCTTCCTTTACGCCCTCAGTTGCGCTCGGCGTGAACACCGTCTTTATCGTCATAAGTATTATCCTCATATCAAGCAGCAATGACTGTCTCTCGATATACATAAGATCCATCTTAAGTTTATCATAAGGTGTCGTATTATACTTACCCATGACCTGCGCATAACCGGTAAGTCCGGCTTTTGTCTTCAGGCGGTATTTGAATTCGGGCATCGTCTGCATATATTTCTCGGCTATCTCAGGCCGCTCGGGTCTTGGCCCCACGAAAGACATATCGCCCATAAGTATATTGAAAAGCTGCGGCAGCTCGTCAAAGCGTATCTTTCTGATGAGCTTGCCGACAGGGGTTATCCTGCTGTCGTTCTGTTTAGCGAGCACAGCGCCGCTCTTTTTCTCAGCGCCGACTATCATACTGCGGAACTTATAAACATCAAACTTCCTGCCGTCTATAGTCAGTCTTCTCTGTTTGTAGAGCACAGGCCCTCCGTCATACGCCTTTATAGCTATCGCTGTGACGAGCATAAAGGGAAGCGCTATCACGAGCCCTATCACCGACAGCACAAGGTCAAGTATACGCTTCATCAGCTTCTGCTCGAACTTAAGGCCTGAGTTACGGTTGAGAAGAAGCGGCGTATCGAACATATTGAAATCATCTGCGCCTCTGATGATTATATCTGATATCTTGGGGTTGATATAAACTCTGATAGACTTATCAAGGCAGTATTTGAGCAGCTCGCTCCTGAGCTCGTGGGGGATATCGTTGATGATGACTGCGTCGTACTCATTGATACGGTCGATTATCTCGTCATAGCTTTCCTCGCAGCTGACAGCCTCGCAGATAACGTACTTATCTCCCCTTCTGCCCATTTTCTTGATGAGCTCGACGGCGTTCTTATTGCCGTAGACGACGACCATTCGCCGTGGAGGGTAGAGCCTTGCGAACAATGCGCTGAACACATACACCCACAGAACGAGCAAACAGAACTCAAACGCCGTGAGTGCGAGCATAGGTCTGACAGAAAGTCTGCCTCGGCCGATAAGCGATATCATCACGAAGGTCACTGTATTTGCCGACAGCGTACCTATGACCTGCGAGCCGATAAGCGAGAGCTCGGTATAATACCCGAGGTGGAACGCCCCGAAAAAGCTCGAAACGAACACATAGAGCACTGCATATATAAGCACTAAGAGTATATTACCTTTTTTCCAGAACGGATCCTCCATGAACTCGTTATAGGAGTTGTTCCACACCTCGCTGAAAGCAAGGGTGAACATCGTCACTATGACCGCAGATGCAAGGAGGTTTATTATCCTTTTGAACTGCTCCTTATTATTCAATGCCATTCTCCTAAAAATGATATAGAATTAAACTATTCTCTATTATAACACCTTTTTTGAGATTTAGCAAGGGTATAACAGTGCAACAGTCGATTCGGGCTGCATCGCAGCGCCCGGCTGCTCACAGCCAAGCATCGGCCGCTGCCTGTGCATTTATGCAAAACCGGCGAATATACGTCACCGGCGGCAAGGGTCTGCAAGTCGAGGTAAATTTATTGTTAATATGTTAGAATACATCTCGTTAAAACGTTTACTGAAAACGAATACACAAGTTTTTTGTGAGAGCTTTGTGAAAGGTGCATAATATAATAAACATTTTATATTGCAATCTGCTGATTGACTAACCCGGCGATTTTTGTTATTATAGTGATACAGAATTAAGCCAAAATGCCCATATATCGGGCATTTGAGCACACAAATGCAAACGAAAGAAAATGTTTTTTATTACAATTGAAGGAGGATAACATAACATGAAACTTTCAAAGCGTATTCTTGCCGGTGTTTTTGCACTCAGCACAGCCCTCAGCGTTTCTGCCTGCGGTAACAAGGACAGCTCGACAGAGTCAAGCTCTATCCCTGTTCACGAGCTTACCGAAGACCAGACTGCGATAATCGACAAGTTCGCAGAGACGCTGCCGGATCTTAAATTTGAGAACAAGGAAGTAAAGTGGCTCTCCCACTACGACATCAACCCCTCTGACGGTCAGTCAAAGTCTGCTGACATCTACATCTTTGAAGAGAAGTACGGCGGCAAGCTGACATGGGTACAGTCAACATGGAACACAAGATACGATGACCTTGCAAAGCACGTTATGGCAGGCAGCTCACCTGATATGTTCCCTGCTGATGATATGGACACATTCCCGATGGGCGCTATCAGAGCGATGTTCCAGCCGATAGACAAGTACATCGACCTTGACTCCGACCTCTGGAAGGATTCAAAGAGCGCCTGCGACGCATTCTACTTCAACGGCGGCCACTACACAGCAGTTATAAACGTTCAGCCTAACTACGCTTGTATCTACAACACAGCCTGCGTTGACGAGGCAGGTCTTGACCAGCCTAAGGATCTCTTTGAGAAGGGCGAGTGGAACTGGGATACATTCGAGGAAATGTGCCTTGCATTCACAGATGCTGACAACCAGAAGTACGCTCTTGACGGCTACTGGTACGGCAACGCTATCTCCGAGACCTGCGGCGTTCCGCTTATCGGCTTAAAGGACGGCAAGGTAGTACAGAACTTAGGCGACCCGGCTATCCTTGAGATACAGGAGAGAATGTACAACCTCCAGAAGAACAATGTCGTATTCCCGAGAGCTGAGAACAACTGGGCTCCGAGAGGCGGCGACGGCAACGGCTACGGCCTTGCAACTCACGAGACACTGTTCTATCCTATGGGTCTGTGGGGCATCGAGGCTGATCCTGAGAACACCAAGAACTACGGCGATGTTGCGTCAGGCGAGATAATGTTCGTTCCTATGCCGACAAACCCGAAGGGCGATACATACTATGTATCCTCCAGAGTTCACGGCTTCAACCTCTGCATGGGCGCTCCCAACCCCGAGGGCTTTGCAGCTTACTGCGCAGTTCAGAAGTACTGCGACACAAGCGAGGACATCAAGAAGATCGGCGACGACCAGCTCCGTGACAACTACAAGTGGACAGACGAGATGATCGAGATGAGACACACTCTCTACGATATGGCAGCTGCTCACCCTGTATTCGACTTCCAGAACGGCGTATCGCCTGACATATCCTCCACAAT from Ruminococcus sp. NK3A76 includes these protein-coding regions:
- the nrdR gene encoding transcriptional regulator NrdR, which translates into the protein MKCPFCGYEDTKVIDSRPSEGKKRRRRECSQCGKRFTTYEVIEKPALMVDKRDGSFEPFDREKLIKGIQSAIKKRPVSVDQLNELVDNIENYYANRMLTETTTSEIGDRVLAGLKELDLVAYVRFASVYKDFNDVDSFVQIITELSEK
- the thrH gene encoding bifunctional phosphoserine phosphatase/homoserine phosphotransferase ThrH, which translates into the protein MYVTCLDLEGVLVPEIWIAFAEETGIPELKRTTRDEPDYDKLMNYRIGILKEHGLGLKEIQETIAKIDPMPGAKEFLDELRSICQVLILSDTFEQFAGPLMKKLGYPTIFCNSLEVADNGEITGYKMRCEKSKYTTVKALQSAGLETIASGDSHNDLGMIQASKAGFLFKSTDAIKAEYPDIPAYETYDELLAAIKKELV
- a CDS encoding sugar transferase, which encodes MNNKEQFKRIINLLASAVIVTMFTLAFSEVWNNSYNEFMEDPFWKKGNILLVLIYAVLYVFVSSFFGAFHLGYYTELSLIGSQVIGTLSANTVTFVMISLIGRGRLSVRPMLALTAFEFCLLVLWVYVFSALFARLYPPRRMVVVYGNKNAVELIKKMGRRGDKYVICEAVSCEESYDEIIDRINEYDAVIINDIPHELRSELLKYCLDKSIRVYINPKISDIIIRGADDFNMFDTPLLLNRNSGLKFEQKLMKRILDLVLSVIGLVIALPFMLVTAIAIKAYDGGPVLYKQRRLTIDGRKFDVYKFRSMIVGAEKKSGAVLAKQNDSRITPVGKLIRKIRFDELPQLFNILMGDMSFVGPRPERPEIAEKYMQTMPEFKYRLKTKAGLTGYAQVMGKYNTTPYDKLKMDLMYIERQSLLLDMRIILMTIKTVFTPSATEGVKEDKKDKKEKKIKTEKKST
- a CDS encoding extracellular solute-binding protein is translated as MKLSKRILAGVFALSTALSVSACGNKDSSTESSSIPVHELTEDQTAIIDKFAETLPDLKFENKEVKWLSHYDINPSDGQSKSADIYIFEEKYGGKLTWVQSTWNTRYDDLAKHVMAGSSPDMFPADDMDTFPMGAIRAMFQPIDKYIDLDSDLWKDSKSACDAFYFNGGHYTAVINVQPNYACIYNTACVDEAGLDQPKDLFEKGEWNWDTFEEMCLAFTDADNQKYALDGYWYGNAISETCGVPLIGLKDGKVVQNLGDPAILEIQERMYNLQKNNVVFPRAENNWAPRGGDGNGYGLATHETLFYPMGLWGIEADPENTKNYGDVASGEIMFVPMPTNPKGDTYYVSSRVHGFNLCMGAPNPEGFAAYCAVQKYCDTSEDIKKIGDDQLRDNYKWTDEMIEMRHTLYDMAAAHPVFDFQNGVSPDISSTMQNVSQASMISGGNQITWTECRETYETGLQYYIDKENKNIATEPTDAKK